The Sorghum bicolor cultivar BTx623 chromosome 6, Sorghum_bicolor_NCBIv3, whole genome shotgun sequence genome contains the following window.
GCATTGGTTGTAACACACTGAATGTGTTAATTTCTGTGTCTGGCTAGTACATACTCCTACTAAGGTCATCCGCAATGgttatcaaatagctagctaggaggaattctattggctctcaatagcactttacaaatagctagcgagatgatgtataaaaataataaaaaagtagcactctcattggctatcgaggagagagatcaaatagctagcgactttctAATAACTAGCGACTCATAAATTGCTAATCTAGCACAATCTTCTAGAAATAACTCTCTCACAATACTCTCTACAATAGCTAGTGACTTTCTAATAGTTAGCGACTTCTTAAGCTAGCTATTTGCAAATTACCATTGAGAGCCAATAACATTCTTTCTaggatcaaatagctagcgattTGAACACCATTGCGGACGCCCTCATACACAGTCTGCTTTTGAGGAGCAGGAATGCTGAAAAGCCCCTGCTTTGCTGAACATCATGCATGTGGCTGTTTTTCAGTGCTCCGACGTACGCTACAACTGCAAACTGCGAGTGACTCTAATCTTTGCCATGCATGATGGATACACACATACCTACTACTGCCTACACTACATACAGAGCATATGGGCAGTAAGGGGACGGACGCTTTATTCCTTATACTTCGAGTCCAGAGGGAAAGAGGCCGTACACAGTTCCCGATTCTTTTAGGGCACAAGCACAAAGATCTCTCTCGCAGGAAAAGAAAACCAATTTAAATGGGCCCTCTCAAAAGATGAGAGGTCACTGCAGGCCACATCAGATcctatcgatcgatcgatcacagAAAAGCATCATATGTTGTATCGTCATCATTGCAAGATCAGTCCCCGTTTCCTGTAGCTAAAATGGGATCGATTGTGTAAATATATACACGACCTGCGGGTGGTGTGATTGTGAAAGCTCTCACTAGTGTCTCTTACTCTCTTAGAATGTTTATATGTACTACTCGACGTGTTGATGCAGAGTACTTGTGGAATTTTAGTTTACTCTTTAATTTCTTGTAATTTCTGAGGGTCGTTACACTGTTCAGATTTTTTTTGTGGTCCATCATTGTTTACTTAATTGAAAGTGGTTTTTAGGTATACATGCATGTGAAAGCAAATTGAGTAGGAGTATTTTCTAACAGAGCCATCATATTATGGTTGTTATGTTGGAGAACCTAAAGGAATTCAGTTTGTTATATATGCAGCTATCGCGGACCAGTGTACTATTGTTATTCCAATGGGGTGAGAAAGCTTTCCTGATCATTTGTCTTTTAGTGGTTAATTGTGCTGGGTAAGGATGATCACGTCACTACCTACCTCGACGAAGTTGCACATCAGTCTATCAATCATATGAACTAGTATATGAAACCGTACAACAAACACCCTCTAACAATCTCATGCAGTTATTAGTGGTTAATTAGTACTAGTTTCATAATTTAAGGTTGGAAATTAGACTATCATACAATTTGATGATTAAAAAAAATGTACTTTGACCTTTATTTTATTTGGCCTACAAAACTGCCTTTGGTGCAGTGGGAAATGCTATTTCATCTACATAACGTACATTTATATATGACGACTACATGGATTCACAATCAAAATTTACATAGATTCGTATATGCCCTTTGTTGGAAAGATTTGTCCCTTATCATTACAACGTGGTCATTACTTTTGTGCATAATCTTGAATGAAGTGTCTGTTTTGTGCGATTCTGTTGCACTGCATATATACTCTCTCCATGATTTTGCCGAAACGAAACAGTATGATAGTTGCCGTGCCATGGGTTATTTTCCCTGCGTGTTCTAGATAATTGTTAACTGATGCGCTATGTAAGTTGATTACTTTTGCATGTGATGCAAAATGGGCATGCTATAACATCACACTGTGTGCTTTTTACATGGAGAGCGCGCGCTAGCGAGAGCCCTCATCAGAAATCACAAAGTCTGCAAGGGCTAGCTGCTCCAATGATCAATGCACATTTGTCACCCCTGTTCGAATCCTTCCACAGATCAGGTTCGAAATTTTATGTTCGCCTTTGCTCACTTTGATGCATTCCTACATAGATTTTAGCTCTCAGCCTCTCTCGCTCTCACTGGGTCATTCTTTAGAGGTAGCCGATCACATACAAAATCTGGTCGCAAAGATACTGCAATACACTACCCTGTGTACATCTATATGATCTGCTTTCTCATGGTCATTGAGCTAGACTGAGAGCTAGGTAtggagagagagatagagagaggAGGGAAAGCTGAGGCGCCTTTGTATCTGCTTTGTCAGCACATGCATTCTACCCTCTACCCACTTTCTCTTTCCCACCACCACAAAATCCACTTTGGACCCGGGAAAAAAAATCTGAGAGTAGTAAAGAAAAAATGCAGCTAGCCAGCCAGCAGCAGCCCTCTCTAACAAGAAAAGCACAAATCCATACACCCAATGCTAATGATCATCTATCCTTCACCTCCTCCACACATCACCGGCCGGCCGTCGTCTCTGCTCAAAAGATGAACAACACTCACCAACATATAAAGCAGCACCACCACCTGCATCAGCTCCAGTGATCGATCCTCCCCTCTATATCTACGCACACACACATCTCGTCTCGTCTTCAGCCTCGCAACTGCCACCAGATCTTTCAACACTCACACTGCCTTTGCTGCACCAAATCGATCAGCTAGCTATAGGTGGCTGGCCAGGAGAGAGAGATGAGGGCCGGGGGGTGCACGGTGCAGCAGTCGCTGACGGCGGAGGCCGCGGCGGTGGTGAAGCAGGCGGTGAGCCTCGCGCGGCGGCGCGGGAACGCGCAGGTGACGCCGCTGCACGTGGCGAGCGCGATGctggcggcgccggcgggccTGCTGCGCGCGGCGTGCCTCCGCTCGCACTCCCACCCGCTGCAGTGCAAGGCGCTGGAGCTCTGCTTCAACGTCGCGCTCAACCGCCTCCCCGCGTCGGCCGCGGTCGCCTCGTCGCCGCTGCTCGGCGGACACGGGCACGGCCACCACCACTACTACCCGCCGTCGCTGTCCAACGCGCTCGTCGCGGCGTTCAAGCGCGCGCAGGCGCACCAGCGGCGCGGCTCCGTCGAGAGCCAGCAGCAGCCCGTGCTCGCCGTCAAGATCGAGCTGGAGCAGCTCGTCGTCTCCATCCTCGACGACCCCAGCGTCAGCCGCGTGATGCGCGAGGCTGGCTTCTCCAGCACCCAGGTCAAGGCCAACGTGGAGCAGGCCGTGTGCAGCACAACAACGACCACCGCGGCCACGGCCGCCGCTCCAGGcaaaaaccctaaccctagcagCTCTGCCACCACGAGCCCAACAGCTCAGGAAGCCAAAGCCATCAAcaagctgccgctgccgctcccGCTCCACCAAGCGCGCGACGAGGACGTGGCCGCCATCCTGGACTGCTTGGCGTCCCGGAGCAAGAGGAGGGTCGTCGTCATCGCGGAGAGCGTGTCCGCGGCCGAGGCCATGGCGCATGCGGCCGTGGACAAGATCAAGAGAGCCGAGGCGAAGCACGACGCGCTGCGTGGCGCGCAGGTCGTCAGCCTCCGCGTGTCGTCGTTCCGCGACATGCCGAGAGAGGAGACCGAGCGGCGGCTCGGCGAGCTGCGGTGCCTCGTCAGGGGCAGGAGGCAGCAGGAGGTCGTGCTCGTCGTGGAGGACCTCAAGTGGGCGGCCGAGTTCTGGGCGGGCCACGTCCAGAGCGGGAGGAGAGGGTACTACAGCTCCGTCGAGCACGTCGTCACGGAGCTGCGCGCCCTGctggcgagcggcggcggcggcgaccacgGCGGCGGCAGCATGTGCTGGCTCCTCGGGTTCGGGACGTACCAGGCCTACATGAGGTGTCGGGTCGGGCAGCCGTCGCTGGAGAGCCTGTGGGGGCTCCAGACGCTCACCGTGCCCGCCGGCAGCCTGGTGCTGAGCCTCACCTGCGCCTTCGACGACAGGTAATCCAGAGAGGTCCCATTCCCAAATCCCAATCGATCGGTTTTGCGATGCAAAGTTGTTAGCTGTAGGTTTTTCGATTCAGAATGTCACGTCAGGTGAACGAACCAACCTGCTGAAACGAAATGTCCCTGACAATTCGTAACTGAAGTAACTGTGAGCAAGCTCTATAGGACAAGGAGTAGTAGCAACTGTAGCGTCCCTGCAACGTGCTCTGCCCTTTTCTCTCTTTGCCTACCATGAGTGTGAGTGAAAGCTTGCATCTTTTGCGTGCTTTCTGAACAAAAGCTTAGGTAGTAGTAGTACTAGGCTACCAGCTAGCTAGCTCTTCACCTCCACATATTCCCTCTTTTCCATCTCTGTTTCCCCCTGGGGGGTTCTGAAGTTTGAACATCCTAAGTTCAAAACTGTATAGGGCCGGGGTTGCTGTATATATATACCATATATCTCGATTGGCAGCTCTATATATAGTTTTAAGAAATAAAAACTGGTCTTTTTATCAACATAATTCCAATCAAAGACAATGTGTGTGGTACAACCGGCCGGCAAAGCTAGCAGCTAGCAGGTAGCTGATTTTATGGATATGTCGTCGAGGGGGTAGGGTACGTGAAATGACACTGGAATCTTATTCCCGTTTGTTCTCTCTGCAGTGCTCTAGGCACGGTCAATCAGTCCATGAAAGCCGGCTCTGACACGGATGGGAACGCACCGGCGTCTTGCTGGCCGCTTTTGGGCGGCACCCAGCTCATTTCCAGATGCTGCGCCGATTGCTCTGCCGCGAGGATCGACACGAAAGCGGCGTTGCCTCGGCCCTTCGTCTCGTCGTCGTCCACCCTCCCTTCCTGGCTCCAGCATTGCCGTGATCATCAGGTACACAAAATGTTCATCAGTCACATGCATGATTCCCTTCTCCAATCCAACAATTACTGTAGTATATGTTATTAGTCCAACTTGACACATTTGTAATAATCTTCCTAACTGACTTTTCTTTTTTACAGGAGCCTACTACGACCCATCTTACGGACCTTGGCAAGACATGGAGCTCCATCTGCAGCAGGCCGTCGTCACAGCGGATGACGCTGCATTTCTCCGCGCCGGTGTCTCCGGCGTCCTCCATCTCTTCCTATGAGCACGGCGgcgatcatcatcatcagtcgCAGCAGCCGCGGCACTCGTCGTGGCTCCTCGCTGGTCTCGACGCCGCCGCGCCCGCGCACCACCACCCGTGGAGACCCAAGCGCGAGGCCAGCGGCGGGAAtaaggccgccgccagcaggtcCCACGACTCCGGCGGCTCGAACGGCTCCGTGGAGGTGGAGTGCCGCCGCGCCAAGGCCAAGTTCAAGGAGCTCAGCGCCGAGAACCTCAAGGTGCTCTGCGGCGCGCTGGAGAAAGAAGTGCCGTGGCAGAAGGAGATCGTCCCGGAGATCGCCAGCGCCGTCCTGCAGTGCCGGTCGGGGATCGCCAAGCGGCGCGACAAGTCGAGGTCGGCGGACGCCAAGGAGGAGACGTGGATGTTCTTCCTCGGCGGCGACGCCGACGGCAAGGAGAAGGTGGCGAGGGAGCTTGCTAGTCTCGTCTTCGGGTCACGCAACAGCTTCGTATCCATCAGGCCTGGTGGGGGTGCCTCtgcctcgtcgccgccgccgcctgccgcCGCCTCGTCCGAGGAGCACCACCGGAGTAAGCGGCCACGGATGGCGGCGGCCTACCTAGAACGGTTGCACGAGGCTGTCTCCGAGAACCCACACCGGGTCATATTCATGGAGGACGTCGAGCGGGCTGACCGGGACTGCCAGCTCGGCATCAAGGAGGCGATCGAGAGCGGGGTCGTGCGGAACCATGCTGGCGAGGAGGTCGGCGTGGGCGATGCCATCGTCATTCTCAGCTGCGAGAGCTTTGACGGCGACAGCAGGTCTAGAGGTTGCTCGCCGCCGAGCAAGAAGGTGAAGGTAGAGATGGAGGAGACCAAGGAGGAGCGCACAGGTGAACATGAACACAACGAAGATGGCGCTTCCTCGTCGTCTCCGTCGTGCATCGATTTGAACGTGGACATGGAGAGTGATCCGGCGGACGAGCGAAGTCTCGGTGATCTCTGTCTGCTCACGGCCGTCGACAGGACcctattcttcagaagacaacaAGAGAATTAGTAACTGACTGTGTGTACATTGAAGGATCCGATATGGGTACCTAACGTGTGCTTCTTCGATCGTTCTGATATAAGAACCTAGATTAGTTGCAAGGGCAAGTCTAATTAGCATTTCTGTAGTtcatgttttgttttgttttttagtttatctttttttttggctatcgcttggttttagagaattgGATCACGGGTGTATTTGGGCTTCACTAAAGACAAAAATAGAGCTGTTGTAAATTTACCTGGAGATTCTAATTCGCTGTTATCTGTAACCGAGACCAAGTTTACTCTCTTTTTTCACCTACAGAGCATCTCTACTTCTCTAGTAGTCGGTATAATTTACTTGCTAAATTAATATATCTAGCAAGTTAATAAAACAAAATAacagttttaaattttgttcttctctaacagtACCTTGTAATAATTttctaaaatttaaaaatttatagTAGGGTGCACATCTATTTGTTGTTTTTTAGTTTACTAGAGTCAATCATATCTTTTACTAGAGGGATATGAAGTTCTCTCTACTTTGCAAACTTATGAGTTAAAGAGAATatttgacaagtttttatttttaagtaCTTCTTTTATAAACTGTTGGAGGaaacttttttctctttttgctaaaaaaattgAGATAGAAAGTTATTTTAAAGCCCAAAACAGAAACTCTGTTCATAGCATAGCAGAGCTGTTAGGAGAGCTTGGGAGCTCCGCGAGCCAGGTAAGGCGACTCCGCCGCCCCGTTGCGCCCCGGCGCTGATGGCCTCGCCGCCGCTCCTctgagccccccccccccccccgccctcGCGCTACACGGATCCGGtgcctcctcgtgctccacTCCCTCCTCCACTGTCAGTTCTCCCTCGCAAGCCTCTCCGCCGCCTCCTTCCGTGCCCAGATCTGGTGCTTCCCACGGAGCTGGGGTCAAGCTCGAGCCGGAGCTAGGCTGATGAGGTGGAGGAGGCTTTGGAGGTCGGCTCCCCGGGCGGGCTGTTGGAAGCTCTCGGCCGTGGAAGCGGGGAGAGGGTCCACTTTAGCGACTTCGAGCTCTCAGAGGATGAGGATGACGACGGTGCGGCTAACGAGCCTGGGCCCCCGCTCTCGCCGTCGCCTCCcgcgcccccccccccctctccgaGCGGGGCAAGGAGCCGCCCCCGGGGCCAAGCGCCGACGAGCCCCGCGCCGCGCTCGTCACCGCCACCGCCGGGCGGGCAGGCGGATTGAGGGCTTCATGGCCACTGCTCGCCGCACTCACCCTGAGTCGCCGCGGGGGTCGCCAATGAATAGCCGCTCCCCTGTCTCGCACCCGGCACGCACCGTTGGCTCCCCGGACGCTGATGGTTTCTACCAAGTGAAGAGCCGCCGCTTGGGTCGCTCCCGTTCGTCGTCGAGCCCCCCCAACCTGTTCCCCCCATGCTGAATGGGTTGTGCTTCAATTGCCTCGGCTCCGGGCACCTCCGGGCCGCTTGCAGGTGGCCGGCGAAGTGTTACAACTGCTGGGCCGAGGGCCACCACGCAGCCTCATGTCTGTTCCCTGTCACCCCCTTTGCCGTGGGGGCCAAGCGGCCGAGATCTCCGTCGAATGGGTGTGGTGGCGGTCGTGGGCCGTCTCGCCGAGCTCAAGCTCCGTGCGCTGTGGGGAGACGTTCAGGCTCGGCGGACACTGTCTTCGGGCGCTCCGTCTCGTCTGGATGTGCGCCATTTGTGCCTCACTATTGCAGACCGCCCAGCCCGGAGGAGTCCTCCCAGCGTTAGTCCGCgcctcccccgccgccgccaccgccgccaccgctgCCGCCACGCCCCGCCCATGAGCCTCCCCCCAGTGTCCCACCTGTCCAGGAGGCCGTTGTGGCCCCGGACATGGTTGCGGCCCCAGGGCCTGTGGCGGTCTCCGGGGGTGAGCTGCTCTCTCGCAGGCCCCATGCGCCTCTGGTGGTGGTACCGCGGTCTCCTACGGTACAGGCGGCTGAGGACTCGCTTCGCTTCGCCTTGGTGGCCAATGTTGCTGGTAATCGTCCCCTAGTGTCCACGGCGATGCTCCGCGACCATCTTGTGCGACATTTCAGGTTGACGGTAGGAGAGTTCGACGTGCGGCGACACTTTCTGGAGGATTTCGTCGTCTGATTTCAGCATGGCGCAGACCGCGACCGGGTACTCGCTTCGAGGCGGCCGTCTGCTCTTCCCATGGTCTGGTATCCTTGGCGACGTACCACTCTAGCTCACTTGGGTACCTTCAAGTTCAAGGTTTTGCTCGCCCTTTCGCGTGTTCCTCTACACGCGAGGAGTGTCCAGGTGGCTCAGTCTGTGTTGGGGCCGGCATGTGCGAACATTGAGGAGTCCTTGTTGCGGGACCgtgaggatgatgatgacaggGATTTTTTTGTCACTGCGTGGTGCAAGCATCCAGCTTTCGTCGTCGACCACAACCTCATCTTCATCCTAGAGCCTGTCGTGGGGGGCGTCGCGCCGCCGGACGATCACCTTGCGGGGCTTCTCTACCTCATCAAGGTTCGGCTCGTCGCTATCCAGGACTTCAGCTCCCCTCCAGGTTCCCCTGGGGGCGCGCAGCAGGAGGCGGGTGGCTGGGGGCCTCCGGCGCCCGGGCCAGCTCCTTTCGTCGACCCGCCGGCCGATGGGCCGTTCGGTGGGGATGTCGCTGGGGATGGCGAGGTTGAGGACGCCCCCGCTCCGGCTGGGGGTGGCCTCCAGTTGCACCAGCACGCGTCCTCCTTCGCCCCCTCTTGTGGCTATGTGCGGGTGGGAGACCTCCACTGCCCGCTTGCTCCCGGTGGAGGCGGCTGCGATATACTGGAGGCTCGCGCTCGATCGCCGGAGCTCTGCCCCTCCACCCCAGCTCGGCCTGTTGCGCTCACGGGGTCAGGTTCGTCTGCGCCCTCGCCGTCCATCTTTCTTCGTCGGGAGCCATCTACCCCGATCCGTCCGGGCGTCGTCGGTGCATTCCTCAACATCGCCCCCATTCTACTTTACGGGGGTGCCAGCTCCTTGCTGCTCCCTGCCCCCTCTCATGATGATTGGTTCAAGGACTGTGTTGAGAGCGAGCTTGCATTCGGCGCGGGTTTTGTTGGGAGACGGTCTGGACCCTCGGGCGGCTGCGCGCAAGGCTGCTCGGCGGAGGCTGTATCTCCAGCGGGAGCGGCCTTAGTGCCTCCGGCCGGAGCCCCGGAGGTTCCCCATGTTGTGGTGGAGCTCCAGCCTAGGGATGTCGCCGCTGCGGAGGTGTTCCAGCCTTTTGCCCAGCCTGCTCGGGATGACGTGGATGACTCAGATGCTGCGGAGTGTGTCGACGCCGGGCTGCAGCGGCCATCCTTGTCAAGCTTCATCGACGATTTCAGGATGCCTCTCAGCCCTCCCTTGCTGCTGGAGTCCCCCATCCGTCGTGTCTCCCGTGCCGCCAGCCCGCGCTACACGTCCGCTGCGCCGGTGCCGCGCCGTAGTTCACGCCTTGCACAGTCCGCGCACCTCAGGGAGCCCAAGCTGGAAGCACAAGCTAGAAAGGTCTTGCTCAAGAAGTGGAGACCCGTTCGCTCCCCTCCTGCTCCTCCCCAAGCTCCTCACTCCAACATCAATGGTAAGTTTCAGAGGGTGTTTCGCGAGCCATTGTCGGCTTCCAAGAGTGGAGCAATGCGGGAGCTGTTCCCGGCAGCCGGCCGTCGGGTAGCGGGTGCTGTGCTGGACCCCTAGCCGCGCCCTCAGCTTCATCGCCCAGCTGTTTTCCATGTCGGACAACAAATTCTTGTTCTGGAATGTTCGCGGCTTGAATAGCCGTgacagctgtgggggtataaacccctataccctcacggctagacttgggccaggaggcttggcccattacgagacgagttcgatgcttgatccgactgcgcggagtttcgcgcaaagaaacaagacgtggagatcgagcatgattctagtcggttagaataggaattgatatcgaactatctatgacaattgtaaccgactaggattagtttccagatctgtaaccctgccctccggactatataaggaggagcaagggaccccctaggatagattattctctcaatccaatacaatcagacgcaggacgtaggtattacgcccacacggcggccgaacctggataaaaaccttgtctatgtcttgcgtcaccatcgagttcgtagcttgtgcaccgtctaccgataaactactaccgtgggtataccccaaggtagactgccgactagctttcgtcgacagtggcgcgccaggtagggggtgtgcgtacagctcttccaacgaacaagatggtcatcattccagcttctgcggccgtgcctgaaggcctcacgttcaccgtcggccagattacGTGGACGACTCACGGTGGCGGCCTCACGgccacggtttcggaagaagagatccaatctggggcgacggcggcatcggctccgaccacgcTGACACTGGCACCGAACACCCGACCACCACTTCtgcgctacaagggaaagaagatcgatggctcggaccttttccgagctctcgatcgcgccgatctcaagcttctcgaagcttcccggctggtagatgggatctcgcgccaccCTGATCAAGCCTcgccaacggattttttcaactcctaccgaccaactcgtgtcgtcacacacaaACGGCTAGGAACGTCTCTAACATAACCTCCACCCTCTCAGGACGGTCCGTCAAACTCGAGGCTGATCCAGATCGAGGCTCTCATTACgggctgaacaactcggccgttcactactcacggcacatccaatctcTCTTCAACGGggctggttggttgccaaagcGGAGCAATCGACCAGCTcgcactacgtcaacatggtgacgatccgagaactacgggacggccaggcttccagcacaaactctagCACTGGCTTCGTTCCTAccgaagtcataaactccgaggacgaagtctatgacctggatttaccaccgtatcctccgggtttctctcgcttcccggtctttccaccTCGGCGTGGAGACctcgtcttcaatgtcagcGGCGATGAgccggtcgtcgatggagagacagacgagcagaggcagctccgcgagcagcgcaacgccgaccgcacccgacgacgcgcggacgaggaacgacaaCTCCCACCGCATAACCTCaccgacgcttttgacatggtcggggatcagcaagtctacaaaacaccaagcgctaacgtggctgttgctatggccaatttagatcgactccctgatactcccgagtgccagggtgtccgatccagcgtACGCGCGCATCTGATCACCACGATGgaacagacagccactctgctcaaaagagtccaagctatctcctatgcGGAAGTCTCCTCCGACCATACCCATCGCAGCCGaacctcaccacaacccagcgagcaccaccgcagccgttcccccaacaaccggcgaaaagattcacggcgtgacgatggtggtcgggacgccggcggataccg
Protein-coding sequences here:
- the LOC8073005 gene encoding protein SMAX1-LIKE 3, with product MRAGGCTVQQSLTAEAAAVVKQAVSLARRRGNAQVTPLHVASAMLAAPAGLLRAACLRSHSHPLQCKALELCFNVALNRLPASAAVASSPLLGGHGHGHHHYYPPSLSNALVAAFKRAQAHQRRGSVESQQQPVLAVKIELEQLVVSILDDPSVSRVMREAGFSSTQVKANVEQAVCSTTTTTAATAAAPGKNPNPSSSATTSPTAQEAKAINKLPLPLPLHQARDEDVAAILDCLASRSKRRVVVIAESVSAAEAMAHAAVDKIKRAEAKHDALRGAQVVSLRVSSFRDMPREETERRLGELRCLVRGRRQQEVVLVVEDLKWAAEFWAGHVQSGRRGYYSSVEHVVTELRALLASGGGGDHGGGSMCWLLGFGTYQAYMRCRVGQPSLESLWGLQTLTVPAGSLVLSLTCAFDDSALGTVNQSMKAGSDTDGNAPASCWPLLGGTQLISRCCADCSAARIDTKAALPRPFVSSSSTLPSWLQHCRDHQEPTTTHLTDLGKTWSSICSRPSSQRMTLHFSAPVSPASSISSYEHGGDHHHQSQQPRHSSWLLAGLDAAAPAHHHPWRPKREASGGNKAAASRSHDSGGSNGSVEVECRRAKAKFKELSAENLKVLCGALEKEVPWQKEIVPEIASAVLQCRSGIAKRRDKSRSADAKEETWMFFLGGDADGKEKVARELASLVFGSRNSFVSIRPGGGASASSPPPPAAASSEEHHRSKRPRMAAAYLERLHEAVSENPHRVIFMEDVERADRDCQLGIKEAIESGVVRNHAGEEVGVGDAIVILSCESFDGDSRSRGCSPPSKKVKVEMEETKEERTGEHEHNEDGASSSSPSCIDLNVDMESDPADERSLGDLCLLTAVDRTLFFRRQQEN